A genomic region of Cryptococcus neoformans var. grubii H99 chromosome 13, complete sequence contains the following coding sequences:
- a CDS encoding WD-repeat protein 48, translating to MAFQLPQPVIPGRRVSIFLQGPSPGDPPPTLSLPPLTIDRRHHPALYIIPKTPSSSGVTLGSRNPFLKTNNNPSPKKKEDDHPRHASGVNALALDTTTVLKGESNPGGILYTAGRDGMVASWDLGIPHTRRTSRRYSPIDGRKLRKVQWEFIGDGADFFRANEEDGEGGSDVEGEGDGEEGWVDMKETMNEIPFEDRYEIDKAELSKRSPKTTFRQSSQTHTDWVNSLLLCNYNRTVITASSDRTIRAWTPHSSLSASSPSGAEDPSRPSPALVGTHTDFVKSLAYAEGPGYLWSGSLDQKICLWDIQQGPGDCQPILDVDLQAEGVYGGGVYTLAIDNTGSTLAAGTTERIVRLYDARAGPRSTGHLVGHEDRVRSMLFSDDGKYMLSASSDSTIKLWSLAAHRCVHTFTHHDSPVWALHSNHPNFERFYSGSRDGRLCVVDVEGCRDLSGGEAVLLAGSERETQYGERGIRSIVAMDDEYVWTSSGMEDVVRWKDVGRRVGRLDKVFDGASYRSPVQAEGGGMEREPGRVAFAPSPRDPLLGGEASVSALSANVRDRLAVGHRSSLSNSSFVSSSASTIAGDDGRRDEDQEQGEGGVNTSLTRNGIAYESLINLSVDRGLYGYEYEESAISVSGDYTSSAPQAAQRLRPSALYAQRDLACLARPIQPHPPLDDPGIIRGRTGLIRSEPLNDRIHVLTADADGQVALWNIVKGICVGVFDPKELCEALHISPTPSAEASRAFPRTGPPLEPEVEAVRIELRRHSQDVLNMIREHVQGMTSVSQWFSSDTKTGSLAVHIEERTAFVGDVYLNDIGLKVEGGEGGEDQKINLGQWTLANLFRGFIAAEEHEVVSHLPNSPSTLSSSLPSTHGVPNSHDNSSRLRSPTLTTSIDRSPISPGHRKRALTGSFSGTRPPAASLVIPGLVSPAARPAVELDMPTDVFGSGSVEGKGSLLRSISCRAVGTPGGFSIGSMTSPGLSGEGISIASSVPNGNGGRDYFSPRKKTEQTIGGALASSGPGNGDREGSSPATKGQGTPSTPGGSFMGRIKIKNFGKKKAAEASMPAVQERAATPEDTGPKRSERDIQQLEMLDNIRAHHFHPPPPWEAPYVAYPPSTTLLISEVWQDTGAWVVTYRSEVGSTERDMEPLETNSPGWLLWYLFTNTIPPKPQHLVNIRFKLEPFPGSDLPELPKGESQVNAPKTLRCNKVYQYVAERLNAINEAQNHRSKKRKLTAEDIDLVIMTDPEIGSLDYRMTVGTVKAYYAPRGDYGFWYSLKQKK from the exons ATGGCGTTCCAACTGCCCCAACCAGTCATCCCAGGGAGGAGAGtatccatcttcctccaaggACCATCTCCCGGCGATCCGCCGCCTACCCTTAGCCTTCCCCCCCTCACAATAGACAGACGTCACCATCCCGCGCTCTATATCATACCCAAAACTCCCTCTAGCAGCGGCGTCACACTTGGATCAAGGAACCCATTCCTGAAGACTAATAACAATCCGTCCCctaagaagaaggaggatgaccACCCGAGGCATGCTTCAGGGGTCAATGCTCTCGCTCTGGACACTACGACTGTCCTTAAAGGGGAGTCAAATCCCGGCGGGATCCTGTACACCGCCGGCCGAGATGGGATGGTCGCTTCATGGGATTTGGGCATCCCTCATACTCGCCGAACATCTCGTCGCTACAGTCCGATCGATGGGCGGAAGTTGAGGAAAGTTCAGTGGGAGTTCATCGGTGACGGTGCCGACTTTTTCCGGGCcaacgaggaagatggagaaggtggtagcgatgtggaaggtgagggagacggagaggaagggtgggTGGATATGAAGGAAACTATGAACGAGATCCCATTTGAAGATCGGTACGAAATCGACAAAGCGGAACTTTCGAAACGGTCTCCCAAAACGACATTCCGCCAATCCTCCCAAACTCATACAGACTGGGTAAactcccttcttttgtgCAACTACAATAGGACAGTCATCACTGCCTCTTCAGATCGTACAATCCGAGCCTGGACaccccattcttccctctctgcGTCTTCGCCCTCTGGTGCCGAGGACCCTTCCCGTCCGTCTCCTGCGCTGGTGGGGACCCACACCGATTTCGTGAAATCGCTCGCATATGCAGAGGGACCGGGGTACCTATGGAGTGGCTCGTTAGATCAAAAAATTTGTCTCTGGGATATCCAGCAAGGGCCAGGGGATTGTCAGCCGATTTTGGATGTGGATCTGCAGGCTGAGGGGGTTTATGGAGGGGGGGTTTATACGCTTGCGATCG ATAACACCGGAAGCACACTTGCGGCGGGTACGACAGAGCGAATTGTCAGATTGTACGATGCTCGCGCCGGTCCTCGGAGTACGGGTCATCTCGTGGGCCACGAAGATCGTGTGAGGAGTATGCTCTTCAGCGACGATGGTAAATAC ATGCTATCCGCTTCTTCCGACAGTACCATCAAACTCTGGTCCCTCGCCGCACACCGCTGTGTTCACACATTCACGCATCATGATTCCCCCGTCTGGGCACTCCACTCTAACCACCCTAACTTCGAGAGATTCTACTCTGGTTCACGAGACGGCCGTCTCTGTGTTGTCGACGTTGAAGGATGTCGGGATCTTTCCGGGGGCGAGGCTGTACTCCTCGCGGGCTCGGAGCGGGAGACGCAGTATGGTGAGAGGGGAATAAGATCGATTGTCgcgatggatgatgagtaTGTATGGACGTCGAgtgggatggaagatgtggTGAGGTGGAAGGATGTGGGCAGGAGGGTTGGGAGGTTGGATAAGGTTTTTGATGGAGCGAGCTATAGGTCACCTGTCCAGGCTGAAGGAggtgggatggagagggagcCGGGACGCGTGGCGTTTGCACCGTCTCCTCGGGATCCCCTCTTGGGCGGAGAAGCCTCTGTATCTGCGTTATCAGCCAATGTTCGTGATCGTCTAGCGGTTGGACATAGGAGCTCGTTGtcaaactcttccttcgtatcctcttcagcttctACGATTGCTGGAGACGACGGCCGTAGGGATGAGGACCAAGAACAAGGTGAAGGTGGAGTCAATACAAGTCTGACGAGGAATGGGATCGCGTACGAATCGTTGATCAACCTCTCGGTCGACCGCGGACTGTATGGCTATGAGTATGAAGAATCGGCCATCTCCGTCTCTGGCGACTATACGTCTTCCGCTCCTCAGGCGGCTCAACGTCTCCGACCAAGCGCACTCTACGCCCAACGGGACCTTGCCTGCCTCGCTCGTCCTATCCAACCACACCCACCCCTCGACGACCCAGGAATCATCCGCGGTCGAACCGGTCTTATCCGTTCTGAACCGCTGAACGACAGAATCCACGTTCTCACGGCGGATGCTGACGGGCAGGTGGCGCTTTGGAATATTGTGAAAGGCATTTGTGTTGGTGTATTCGACCCGAAAGAATTATGTGAAGCCCTCCATATCTCGCCCACACCGTCGGCTGAGGCATCAAGAGCGTTCCCGAGGACGGGACCACCCTTGGAGCCAGAAGTAGAAGCGGTAAGGATAGAGTTAAGGAGACATTCGCAAGATGTTTTGAACATGATTAGGGAGCATGTGCAGGGGATGACTTCGGTATCGCAGTGGTTTAGTTCAGATACGAAGACGGGGAGTCTGGCGGTGCATATTGAAGAGAGGACGGCGTTTGTAGGGGATGTGTATTTAAATGATATTGGGTTGAAAGtggagggtggagaaggtggagaagatcaGAAAA TCAATCTCGGTCAATGGACACTTGCAAACTTGTTCCGGGGGTTTATCGCAGCCGAAGAACACGAAGTTGTTTCTCACCTTCCCAACTCACCTTCCACCCTCTCctcgtctcttccttccacaCATGGTGTTCCCAACTCTCATGACAACTCCAGTCGTCTCCGCTCCCCGACGCTTACCACATCCATTGACCGATCTCCGATTTCACCGGGTCATCGAAAACGTGCTCTCACCGGTTCATTCTCCGGTACGAGACCTCCTGCGGCGTCGTTGGTCATTCCTGGTCTTGTGAGCCCCGCTGCGAGACCAGCGGTGGAGCTGGATATGCCCACCGATGTATTTGGGAGTGGCAGTGTTGAAGGCAAGGGATCGTTGTTGAGGTCGATCTCCTGTAGAGCTGTCGGTACACCAGGGGGTTTCAGCATCGGATCAATGACTTCCCCAGGATTGTCGGGAGAAGGTATATCGATTGCTAGCAGTGTTCCGAATGGAAATGGGGGGAGGGATTACTTCTCgccaagaaagaagactGAGCAGACTATTGGAGGTGCGTTGGCTTCTTCTGGTCCTGGGAATGGAGACCGGGAAGGGTCGAGTCCGGCGACCAAGGGTCAGGGTACGCCGTCTACACCTGGGGGAAGTTTTATGGGTAGGATCAAGATTAAGAACTttgggaaaaagaaggccGCAGAAGCTAGTATGCCTGCTGTGCAAGAGAGGGCAGCGACGCCGGAAGATACC GGACCCAAGAGATCTGAGCGAGACATTCAACAACTCGAGATGCTTGACAACATTCGTGCACATCATTtccaccctcctcccccttgGGAAGCCCCTTATGTCGCTTATCCACCGTCCACcactctcctcatctcAGAAGTATGGCAAGACACTGGAGCATGGGTGGTTACCTACCGTTCTGAAGTTGGGTCGACAGAGAGGGATATGGAGCCTCTCGAGACTAATTCACCTGGGTGGTTGTTGTGGTATCTCTTTACAAACACGATCCCACCCAAACCTCAACACCTTGTGAATATCAGATTCAAGCTAGAGCCGTTCCCAGGTAGTGACCTGCCTGAGTTGCCAAAAGG
- a CDS encoding nucleolar protein, producing the protein MEGIELGIQDLDRSYQIDTQAASSGDEEDRQEVPERPTKRKRTKEEKERRRSEKRARKEKRRSETAQAAQIQAPQAQVGIEAEVAEAPADYDEVEQVVEDAPVSEDNKKRKEKKHKKDKNKGKKGGSEEQEEEDREAIAASAVATLAQALVSSESDQVAPPVDQIQTPARPTTATSTSATWRTNPNQYGSTKVKKVPLELSPPPAASSLTPAPPATQLIPVTPLTAASAGASSFAVRDKINSLKHPKSSTNAPKAIRSTRKGEDTKESDAQLRLRFKDPKAQEEWLASTSIGKTELLRLEKEGILSYKKGKFTEDEKVSIKKALENYQKIHRMSSFDLVELVMTKTLQATDKETVREFWKDIAASVPGRPILNVQPFVRRMLDPKAHKGRWTSEEDELLLRAYAQHPREWTKISSIVDRTEVDCRDRYLKELVNRDTRTAGRWTKEEEDKLEEVVDRVAKGLRAEQVHGEERETPEEGTELVEPSDVPWDIVSKEMGNTRSMTQCRIKYRDAIWPRKLGLGKDDHVGRTLKVLTRLKNLNYESEKHISWSQVRETLEKYSLKEIRNSYSNLKKSVTSDPHVASLTYPELIKVMYDKAVMQRGRKVRADQRDYPSKETVESGDEAY; encoded by the exons ATGGAAGGCATCGAGCTTGGCATCCAGGATCTCGACCGCAGCTACCAGATCGATACCCAAGCAGCGTCATCgggcgatgaagaagatcgTCAAGAAGTGCCCGAACGACCAACCAAGCGAAAGCGCActaaagaagaaaaggagaggagaaggtcTGAAAAGAgagcgaggaaggagaagaggagatcgGAAACCGCCCAGGCTGCACAAATTCAGGCCCCCCAAGCGCAAGTTGGAATTGAAGCAGAAGTAGCCGAAGCACCCGCCGACTATGACGAAGTCGAGCAAGTAGTGGAGGATGCTCCTGTAAGCGAAGACAACAAGAAacgaaaggagaagaagcacaagaaagacaaaaacaaagggaagaagggagggagtgaagagcaagaggaagaagacaggGAGGCTATAGCTGCATCGGCTGTAGCTACCCTCGCCCAGGCATTGGTGAGCTCGGAAAGTGACCAGGTTGCCCCTCCTGTGGATCAAATTCAAACTCCGGCTCGCCCGACTACTGCCACTTCTACCTCTGCTACCTGGCGAACAAATCCTAACCAGTACGGCAGCACCAAAGTCAAGAAAGTCCCCTTGGAGTTATCACCACCCCCAGCTGCATCGTCACTCACGCCCGCCCCTCCCGCGACTCAGCTCATCCCTGTGACTCCACTCACCGCCGCCTCGGCCGGTGCGAGTTCATTTGCTGTTAGAGACAAGATCAACTCTCTCAAGCACCCAAAGTCTTCTACTAATGCCCCCAAGGCCATAAGAAGTACGAGGAAGGGTGAGGATACCAAGGAAAGTGATGCGCAGCTTCGATTGAGATTCAAGGACCCCAAAGCACAGGAAGAGTGGTTGGCTAGTACATCAATTGGGAAGACTGAGCTTCTGAggttggaaaaggaaggta TTCTGTCGTACAAGAAGGGAAAATTCACTGAGGACGAGAAGGTTTCAATCAAAAAAGCTTTGGAGAATTATCAGAAGATACATCGAATGAGCTCCTTCGACCTTGTTGAGCTTGTCATGACCAAGACCCTTCAAGCCACCGATAAAGAAACTGTTCGTGAATTTTGGAAAGATATCG CTGCTTCTGTCCCCGGTCGCCCGATCCTCAACGTTCAACCATTCGTGCGACGAATGCTCGACCCTAAAGCTCACAAAGGCCGCTGGACttcggaagaagatgaactCCTTCTTCGGGCTTACGCACAACACCCTCGTGAATGGACCAAAATTTCTTCCATCGTTGACCGTACCGAGGTGGATTGTAGGGATCGGTATTTGAAGGAACTTGTGAATCGCGATACCCGAACAGCGGGTAGATGGacaaaagaggaggaagacaaattagaagaggtggtggacAGAGTTGCTAAGGGGTTACGTGCGGAACAGGTGcatggagaggagagggagactcctgaagaaggaacagaGCTGGTGGAGCCATCAGACGTCCCTTGGGATATTGTTTCGAAAGAGATGGGCAACACACGATCGATGACACAGTGTCGTATCAAGTATCGCGATGCTATCTGGCCCAGAAAACTGGGCTTAGGCAAAGATGATCATGTCGGAAGGACGTTGAAGGTCCTTACAAG ACTCAAAAACTTGAATTATGAGTCGGAAAAGCACATCTCTTGGTCACAAGTCCGTGAAACACTCGAGAAATACTCTCTCAAGGAAATCAGGAATTCGTATTCCAATCTCAAGAAGAGTGTAACGAGCGATCCCCATGTTGCCAGTCTCACTTACCCTG AATTGATCAAGGTCATGTACGATAAAGCGGTCATGcaaagagggaggaaagtgAGGGCTGATCAGAGGGATTATCCGAGTAAGGAGACGGTTGAGTCGGGGGATGAAGCGTATTAA
- a CDS encoding glutathione peroxidase — protein MSDIYSYSVEFPKSTLPLSDLKGKTLLFVNVASKCGLTPQYKDLQALHEKYGDKGLAIIGFPCNQFKAQEPGTDDEVLQFCQLNYGVTFPIAKKGDVNGENTQPIWKYLKENAEPPVSDIDWNFSKFLVKDGKITWFPARSTKVSDVEAAL, from the exons ATGTCTGATATCTACTCCTACTCT GTTGAGTTTCCCAAGTCCACTCTTCCCCTTAGTGACCTGAAGGGCAAGACTCTCTTGTTTGTCAATGTTGCGAGCAAGTGTG GTTTGACTCCTCAGTACAAGGATCTCCAAGCTTTGCACGAGAAGTATGGTGATAAGGGACTGGCAATCATTGGTTTCCCTTGCAACCAA TTTAAGGCTCAAGAGCCTGGGACCGATGATGAGGTTCTTCAATTCTGTCAACTCAACTATGGAGTGACTTTTCCTATTGCCAAGAAG GGCGACGTTAATGGCGAAAACACTCAGCCTATCTGGAAATACCTCAAAGAGAACGCCGAGCCCCCTGTCTCTGACATCGACTGG AACTTTTCCAAGTTCCTTGtcaaggatggaaagatcACCTGGTTCCCTGCCCGAAGCACCAAGGTT AGCGATGTTGAGGCTGCACTTTGA
- a CDS encoding RNA binding protein, whose amino-acid sequence MMVEVQAPPPAMAPEQTQSPPAEQTPAENGDAEVKTEEGAKQAQEEGDEDPNKIPDNACETLYLQNLNEKVRIPVMKETLYNLFKPYRPLQPIIAHHNIRMRGQAFVSFPDIESANEARKDVNEFPLYGKSIQIQFAKGLSDSIVKRKGDEREFEEHTKRRLEEKKLKRKNNPLRQKSQAKLRADTTAGTAGPAAKKQRLQMPDEYLPPNSVLFVQNLPDGTTSEDLREVFEVHPGLIEIRTIPAKKDIAFVEFADEGAATIAKDALHNFKIDGETKMKVTYARK is encoded by the exons ATGATGGTTGAAGTACAAGCTCCCCCTCCAGCGATGGCCCCAGAACAAACGCAATCGCCTCCTGCAGAGCAAACACCAGCAGAGAATGGAGATGCAGAAGTCAAGACGGAGGAAGGCGCTAAGCAAgcacaagaagaaggagatgaagaccCCAACAAAATTCCTGACAATGCCTGTGAAACACTTTATCTTCAAAATTTGAACGAGAAGGTCCGGATACCAG TAATGAAGGAGACTTTGTATAATCTCTTTAAGCCTTATCGTCCTTTACAACCGATAATTGCCCACCACAACATTCGTATGCGAGGACAAGCATTTGTTTCTTTCCCGGATATCGAAAGTGCGAATGaggcgaggaaggatgTTAATGAGTTCCCATTGTACGGGAAGTCCATC CAAATACAATTTGCCAAAGGGCTGTCAGATAGCATTGTGAAACGTAAgggagatgaaagagagTTTGAAGAGCACACCAAGAGAAGATtagaagagaaga AGCTCAAACGCAAGAACAACCCTCTCCGCCAGAAATCTCAAGCCAAGCTTCGCGCCGACACTACCGCGGGCACAGCCGGCCCAGCAGCCAAAAAACAACGTCTCCAAATGCCCGACGAATACCTCCCTCCCAACTCTGTCTTATTCGTCCAAAATCTTCCCGATGGTACTACGTCTGAAGATCTCCGAGAAGTATTTGAGGTCCACCCCGGTTTGATTGAGATTAGGACTATCCCtgcgaagaaggatatTGCGTTTGTGGAGTTTGCGGATGAAGGGGCGGCTACAATTGCAAAGGATGCTTTGCACAACTTTAAGATTGATGGtgagacgaagatgaag GTTACATACGCGAGGAAGTAG